Proteins encoded within one genomic window of Brassica rapa cultivar Chiifu-401-42 chromosome A09, CAAS_Brap_v3.01, whole genome shotgun sequence:
- the LOC103840205 gene encoding bZIP transcription factor 28 → MTESTFSIANPPDLNPNTLPDPEMISVPPLDPLFLSASDPISDLSFLLDDENGDLADLDFSFDDSVDFFDFDLDADLPVAITESIATHANMDLPEIKIVDRGLEDGSDFVHSQVSSQGSKSKRKKGDSGGEYRSFKYQKSDEKSASPVEEDDEKKKARLIRNRESAQLSRLRKKQYVEELQGKVKSMNSTIAELNGKISYVMAENAALRQQMMAPPPMNPYIAPPPLPYQWMPYPYGSQIPLVPKLPLPSCSRPKKGEGRSKLKKVASVSFIGILFFMFLFGMLVPFMNVDNGGDRGLAKYEGRRHYDEHRGKVLMVGDGSDVRRESVCSIRDSCGGVEGRLSNASEPLFASLYVPRNDGLVKIDGNLIIHSVLANEKAKKNVSETIKSEEPDLTVPGAPSSALAVPDVRGNGAMLPHSSKALSSGSPDGKRLHRWFHEGGAGTLMDYSMCTEVFQFDISPGAIVPSSVSNITREHLQNVTTTRDKRMKNRRILEGLPVSRLASELNITEAQASKDAQNKSFHGKANTKPTSSSMVVSVLLDPREVVDPETDRVMPSNPKSLSRIFVVVLLDSVKYVTYSCVLPRSGLHLVAT, encoded by the exons ATGACGGAGTCCACATTCTCTATCGCTAACCCACCGGATCTGAACCCTAATACGCTGCCCGATCCCGAGATGATCTCAGTCCCGCCGCTAGATCCTCTCTTCCTCTCTGCTTCCGATCCAATTTCCGATCTAAGCTTCCTCCTCGACGACGAGAACGGAGACTTGGCGGATTTGGATTTCTCGTTCGACGATTCCGTTGATTTCTTCGATTTCGACCTCGACGCGGATCTCCCGGTGGCAATCACAGAATCGATCGCGACCCATGCGAATATGGATTTACCGGAGATAAAGATCGTGGATAGAGGTTTAGAAGATGGATCTGATTTTGTTCATTCACAGGTCTCGTCGCAAGGCTCGAAGAGCAAGAGGAAGAAGGGAGACTCTGGAGGAGAATACAGGAGCTTCAAGTACCAAAAGTCTGATGAGAAATCAGCTTCTCCTGTGGAGGAGGACGatgagaagaagaaggcgaGGCTGATTAGGAACCGCGAGAGCGCTCAGCTTTCGAGATTAAGGAAGAAGCAATACGTTGAGGAGCTTCAAGGGAAAGTCAAGAGTATGAACTCCACCATTGCTGAATTGAACGGCAAGATCTCGTATGTGATGGCTGAGAATGCAGCGCTAAGGCAGCAGATGATGGCTCCTCCTCCTATGAATCCTTACATTGCTCCACCGCCTTTACCTTATCAGTGGATGCCGTATCCTTATGGATCACAGATTCCATTGGTTCCTAAATTGCCTCTCCCGAGTTGTAGTAGACCCAAGAAGGGAGAGGGGAGAAGCAAGCTCAAGAAGGTTGCTAGTGTTAGTTTTATTGGGATTCTCTTCTTTATGTTCTTGTTTGGTATGTTGGTTCCGTTTATGAATGTTGACAATGGAGGAGATCGTGGTTTGGCTAAGTATGAGGGTCGTAGGCATTATGATGAGCATAGAGGGAAGGTTCTTATGGTTGGTGATGGGTCTGATGTTAGAAGAGAAAGTGTCTGTTCTATTAGAGATAGTTGTGGGGGAGTAGAAGGACGACTGAGTAATGCCAGTGAGCCTCTCTTTGCTTCTCTCTACGTTCCAAGGAACGATGGGCTTGTGAAGATCGACGGGAACTTGATCATTCATTCTGTTTTGGCTAACGAGAAAGCTAAGAAGAATGTGTCTGAGACGATAAAAAGCGAAGAACCTGATTTGACGGTTCCTGGTGCTCCGTCTTCTGCATTAGCTGTCCCTGATGTGAGAGGAAATGGAGCAATGCTTCCACATTCTTCCAAGGCTCTCTCTTCTGGTTCGCCTGATGGGAAGAGACTTCATCGGTGGTTTCATGAAGGTGGCGCAG GGACACTAATGGATTATAGCATGTGCACCGAGGTCTTCCAGTTCGATATTTCTCCAGGTGCTATTGTCCCATCATCAGTCTCCAACATTACAAGGGAGCATCTCCAAAATGTCACCACCACCCGAGACAAGAGAATGAAGAACAGGAGGATTCTCGAGGGGCTTCCGGTTTCACGTTTGGCATCTGAGCTTAACATCACGGAAGCCCAGGCAAGCAAAGACGCCCAAAACAAGAGCTTTCATGGGAAAGCTAATACCAAACCCACATCCTCGTCAATGGTTGTCTCAGTGTTGCTTGATCCAAGAGAGGTCGTTGACCCTGAAACCGATAGAGTCATGCCCTCAAACCCGAAATCACTTTCCCGTATCTTCGTGGTGGTGCTTCTAGACAGTGTCAAGTACGTTACCTACTCATGCGTTCTTCCCCGGTCAGGTCTCCATCTTGTGGCTACCTGA